Proteins encoded in a region of the Flavobacterium sp. MDT1-60 genome:
- a CDS encoding AraC family transcriptional regulator has product MSEKNTISMSLYDLYLKLGLSVDMLDPKAGIAVVDLKDVGFELPYKSPAYRPNYFSFLFVKEGSGQYTIDDQTFAAQPGSIYFTNPSNYRTFEWNAIEEIYLICFDETFLKENVHQDVFNEFSFLLTETVQPKVLNVDFYNEIEQLYLMIHKEYLGTSPYKYRIIGNLFIVLLIKIKEYFWEDYNPIYEGNRSSQIVKDFKRMLEQHYRDLSSSKVQTVFRVQDYADAQNLHPNYLSTVIKTKTGKPIATWIADKTISEAKSLLQNSQHSIKEIAYLLGFSEAAHFSNYFKKHTSTSPVLYRKEHLAHSN; this is encoded by the coding sequence ATGAGTGAGAAAAATACAATCTCCATGTCATTATATGACTTATATCTGAAACTGGGCCTGTCAGTAGATATGCTTGATCCTAAGGCAGGTATTGCTGTTGTTGATTTAAAAGATGTAGGCTTTGAACTGCCGTATAAATCCCCTGCATACCGGCCTAACTATTTTTCTTTTCTATTTGTCAAGGAAGGTTCAGGACAATACACTATTGACGATCAAACATTTGCCGCCCAGCCCGGTTCTATTTATTTTACCAATCCAAGTAATTACAGGACCTTTGAATGGAATGCCATCGAAGAAATTTACCTTATTTGTTTTGATGAGACATTCCTCAAGGAAAACGTACATCAGGATGTATTTAATGAGTTTTCATTTCTATTAACCGAAACGGTACAGCCCAAGGTACTAAATGTTGATTTTTATAATGAGATAGAACAATTATATCTGATGATCCACAAAGAGTATTTAGGCACATCGCCCTATAAATACAGAATTATCGGAAACCTGTTTATTGTGCTGCTGATCAAAATAAAGGAATATTTCTGGGAAGACTATAATCCGATTTATGAAGGAAACAGATCTTCACAAATCGTAAAAGATTTTAAACGCATGCTGGAACAGCATTACCGTGACCTGAGCAGCTCAAAAGTACAGACTGTCTTCAGGGTGCAGGATTATGCCGATGCGCAGAATCTGCACCCCAATTATTTAAGTACCGTTATCAAAACCAAGACAGGCAAGCCTATTGCAACGTGGATTGCGGACAAAACAATATCCGAAGCAAAGTCACTACTGCAGAACTCACAGCATTCCATAAAAGAAATTGCCTATTTACTGGGTTTCTCAGAAGCTGCACATTTCAGTAATTACTTTAAAAAACATACCAGTACTTCTCCCGTACTCTACCGAAAGGAGCATCTTGCCCATTCGAACTAA
- a CDS encoding SDR family oxidoreductase encodes MKKLNNKTAVITGSARGLGKAIAERYAAMGANIVINYSKDKASAEEVLSNILAMGVKAIAVQADVSKVADLERLFAEAKAAFGKIDIVVANAGIEMVEVPVTDFTEEQFDKVFSINTKGTYFTMQQAAKHIEDNGRIIYIASSTTSFPVPGMAVYGGSKITPRYLVDILSKEIGHRGVTVNSIIPFAVDHSGIFAEADSYPELRKQLLDSCPMRRLAEVEDVANVAEFFASDLSSFVNGQHLLVNGGATN; translated from the coding sequence ATGAAAAAATTAAACAACAAAACAGCGGTAATTACAGGGTCAGCTAGAGGATTAGGAAAAGCAATTGCAGAGCGATATGCAGCAATGGGCGCCAACATCGTAATTAATTATTCTAAAGACAAAGCATCAGCAGAAGAAGTGTTAAGCAATATTTTAGCTATGGGCGTAAAAGCCATTGCAGTTCAGGCAGACGTGAGCAAAGTAGCTGACCTTGAAAGACTTTTTGCAGAAGCAAAAGCGGCATTTGGAAAAATTGATATTGTGGTAGCCAATGCCGGAATCGAAATGGTAGAGGTGCCCGTTACCGATTTTACAGAAGAGCAGTTCGATAAAGTATTTTCGATCAATACAAAAGGTACCTATTTCACGATGCAGCAGGCAGCCAAACACATCGAAGACAATGGTAGAATTATTTACATCGCTTCGAGTACTACTTCCTTCCCGGTTCCTGGAATGGCTGTTTACGGAGGAAGTAAAATTACCCCAAGATATTTGGTTGACATTTTATCTAAAGAAATTGGGCACCGCGGGGTTACGGTAAACTCCATTATCCCTTTTGCGGTAGACCATTCCGGAATTTTCGCGGAAGCAGACAGCTATCCTGAACTGAGAAAACAATTATTAGACAGCTGCCCGATGAGACGATTGGCCGAGGTTGAAGATGTAGCAAATGTGGCGGAATTTTTTGCAAGTGATCTTTCTTCTTTTGTAAATGGCCAGCATCTTTTGGTAAACGGGGGAGCTACAAATTAA
- a CDS encoding DUF2652 domain-containing protein, whose product MKNTNKGIIFMPDISGFTRFVKETDMLAGQKVVSKLLSSIIEHNEMQFKIAEIEGDAILFYHFGKPFAVNKILNQFDKMLRAFEQAVEDVSKDFPQAKMLSLKLVVHYGELTGYDLMGFHKLYGSTVIEAHRLLKNDIAQPCYVLLTDAYTQAAFKTNKSSSPSWDNKKELCQIYDELGSICFSYLSFDQSAIERRSKSFDEIANSISNSTSAVFTYSA is encoded by the coding sequence ATGAAAAACACAAACAAGGGCATTATTTTCATGCCGGACATCAGCGGATTTACACGTTTTGTAAAAGAAACCGATATGCTTGCGGGTCAAAAAGTAGTATCAAAATTACTTTCTTCCATTATTGAACACAATGAGATGCAGTTTAAGATTGCAGAAATTGAGGGCGACGCCATCCTTTTTTATCACTTTGGGAAACCATTTGCAGTGAATAAAATACTAAACCAGTTTGATAAGATGCTGCGCGCTTTTGAACAAGCAGTAGAAGATGTCTCAAAAGATTTTCCGCAGGCCAAAATGCTATCACTGAAACTAGTAGTACATTATGGGGAGCTCACAGGATATGACCTTATGGGATTTCATAAACTTTATGGCAGCACCGTTATAGAAGCACATCGATTACTAAAAAATGACATTGCGCAGCCTTGTTATGTTTTACTAACCGATGCTTATACACAAGCAGCTTTTAAAACCAATAAAAGCAGCTCCCCTTCTTGGGACAATAAAAAAGAACTGTGCCAGATTTATGACGAACTGGGAAGTATCTGTTTTTCATACCTGTCTTTTGACCAGTCAGCAATTGAACGCCGCAGCAAATCATTTGATGAGATAGCGAACAGTATATCCAATTCGACAAGCGCTGTATTTACATACTCCGCTTAA
- a CDS encoding SDR family oxidoreductase, translating into MKNLNNKVVLVTGASRGIGAAVAKNLAERGAKVIVNYAGGLQSAEETVATIKNAGGDAIAIQADVSKSDEVKAMFDQAIAHYGKIDVLVNNAGIMITKLIKDTTDEDFTRQFDINVRGTFNTLREAATRLADNGSIINFSTSVNRIMLPSYGTYVATKAAVEQLTRVMAKEVGARGININSISPGPTNTALFTTGKPQEVIDRLASLSAFNRLGEPEDIAQTVAFLASDDAKWITAQNIGVNGGMA; encoded by the coding sequence ATGAAAAATTTAAACAACAAAGTAGTTTTAGTAACAGGAGCTTCAAGAGGAATCGGTGCAGCAGTAGCTAAAAATTTAGCCGAAAGAGGCGCAAAAGTAATCGTTAATTATGCAGGCGGACTTCAGTCAGCAGAAGAGACAGTAGCGACAATCAAAAACGCAGGCGGAGATGCTATCGCCATTCAGGCAGATGTGAGCAAATCAGACGAAGTAAAAGCGATGTTCGATCAGGCGATAGCGCACTACGGCAAAATTGATGTTTTGGTAAACAATGCAGGAATTATGATCACCAAACTGATCAAGGATACAACCGATGAGGATTTTACAAGACAATTTGATATCAACGTGAGAGGAACTTTCAACACCCTTAGAGAAGCTGCAACACGGTTGGCAGACAACGGAAGTATTATTAATTTCTCTACATCTGTAAACAGAATCATGCTTCCAAGTTACGGTACTTATGTAGCTACAAAAGCGGCAGTGGAGCAGCTGACCAGAGTAATGGCAAAAGAAGTTGGAGCCAGAGGCATCAATATCAATTCTATTTCTCCAGGGCCTACAAACACAGCATTGTTTACAACAGGCAAGCCTCAGGAAGTTATTGACAGACTAGCCTCACTTTCAGCTTTCAACCGTCTGGGAGAACCGGAAGATATTGCTCAGACTGTTGCATTTTTGGCAAGTGATGATGCAAAATGGATTACAGCCCAAAACATTGGAGTAAATGGCGGGATGGCTTAA
- a CDS encoding SDR family oxidoreductase, with product MNNLHNKVALITGSARGLGKAIAERYAALGADIIINYSRDKASADEVVENIKKLGSRVIAVQADISKVADLERLFTEAKAAFGKIDIVVANAGIELVETPVVDFTEEQFDKVFSINTKGTYFTMQQAAKNITDNGRIIYIASSTTSFPVPGMAVYGGSKTTPRYLVDILSKEIGHRGVTVNSIIPFAVDHSGIFAEADSYPELRKQLLDSCPMGRLAHVDDVANAAEFFASDLSSFVNGQHLLVNGGATN from the coding sequence ATGAACAATTTACACAATAAAGTAGCATTGATCACAGGATCAGCAAGAGGATTAGGAAAAGCAATTGCAGAGCGTTATGCAGCACTTGGAGCAGATATCATAATCAATTATTCACGAGACAAAGCATCGGCGGATGAAGTAGTGGAGAACATTAAAAAATTAGGATCAAGAGTAATAGCCGTTCAGGCAGATATCAGCAAAGTGGCTGATTTGGAGAGACTGTTTACAGAGGCAAAAGCCGCTTTTGGAAAAATTGACATTGTAGTGGCAAATGCCGGAATTGAACTAGTAGAAACACCGGTAGTGGATTTTACGGAAGAGCAGTTTGACAAAGTTTTCTCCATCAACACCAAAGGTACTTATTTCACGATGCAGCAGGCAGCTAAAAATATTACAGATAATGGGCGTATCATTTACATAGCTTCAAGCACAACTTCATTTCCTGTACCGGGAATGGCAGTTTACGGCGGAAGCAAAACAACACCAAGATATCTTGTTGACATTTTATCTAAAGAAATTGGGCACCGCGGGGTTACGGTTAACTCCATTATCCCTTTTGCGGTAGACCATTCCGGAATTTTCGCGGAAGCAGACAGCTATCCGGAACTTAGAAAGCAATTATTGGACAGCTGTCCAATGGGCAGACTGGCTCATGTTGATGACGTTGCCAATGCAGCTGAGTTCTTCGCAAGCGATTTATCCTCTTTTGTAAACGGACAGCACCTTTTGGTAAACGGAGGAGCTACAAACTAA
- a CDS encoding DUF1097 domain-containing protein, with translation MKTFQTAVLFGLFGAAAVSISFAAGWPTWVMFIAWVSYYIFGRNIKNSASAFIQIILGLLMGAMIQFTGMFLGGYLGAFGLPVSIFIFIGSLAYLSKIKSLSSIPAWFLGLIVFFGIHPKLEPLSLLELAVPLLFGFVFAFLNDTAVHKIQPNPEH, from the coding sequence ATGAAAACTTTTCAAACTGCCGTTCTTTTCGGCCTATTCGGAGCAGCAGCTGTTTCGATATCATTTGCGGCCGGGTGGCCGACATGGGTAATGTTTATTGCCTGGGTAAGCTATTACATTTTTGGAAGAAACATCAAAAATTCGGCCTCTGCGTTTATTCAAATCATCTTAGGACTATTGATGGGAGCTATGATTCAGTTTACCGGAATGTTTTTAGGTGGATATTTAGGAGCATTTGGCCTGCCGGTATCGATCTTTATTTTCATAGGTTCGCTTGCCTATCTTTCTAAAATAAAAAGCTTGAGCAGTATTCCTGCCTGGTTTTTAGGACTTATTGTGTTTTTCGGAATTCACCCAAAACTGGAACCTCTTTCATTACTGGAATTAGCCGTTCCGCTTCTTTTCGGATTTGTTTTTGCCTTTTTAAATGATACGGCTGTGCACAAAATTCAGCCTAATCCGGAACATTAA
- a CDS encoding site-specific integrase produces the protein MKNINVTLRKRTLPSGKITLYLDFFLAVYNPKTREFSRREYLGLYLVSKPKSNIDKEMNLENFCKAEIICANRLNELNKQQIYTPFEQERLRLIEIGKMSFLKYLKLTAESKIGINSEIWKSAITHFEMFLKNEDILMREIDVTVIEDFREYILKAKSLRKNKKLLAQNTALSYFNKIKATLKKAYKKGFLQTDVNAAVESIKEQESQRNFLTMEEASRLFRTPCKNEIVKRVSMFSMLTGIRYSDISKLTWEEVQYSKNEGYYIRFKQQKTDRPLTLPISEEAVEFLGPERMKHGKIFHNLKKWDFDRLIPLWVRDASIEKHITFHCFRHTYATLQMAAGTDIFTVSKMLGC, from the coding sequence ATGAAAAATATAAATGTAACGCTTAGAAAAAGAACGCTGCCAAGTGGAAAGATTACGTTATATCTTGATTTTTTCCTCGCAGTGTACAATCCTAAAACTCGCGAATTTTCTCGAAGAGAATATTTAGGCTTATATCTGGTTTCAAAACCAAAAAGTAATATAGACAAAGAAATGAATTTAGAGAATTTTTGCAAAGCGGAAATTATTTGTGCAAATAGGCTTAATGAACTCAATAAGCAGCAAATATATACCCCATTTGAGCAGGAGCGGCTTCGTTTGATTGAGATTGGTAAAATGTCATTTCTAAAGTATTTAAAACTAACAGCAGAAAGTAAAATTGGTATTAACAGTGAAATATGGAAATCGGCAATTACTCACTTTGAAATGTTTCTTAAGAATGAGGATATATTGATGCGGGAAATTGATGTCACAGTTATTGAAGATTTTAGGGAATATATCTTAAAGGCAAAAAGTTTAAGAAAAAATAAAAAGCTCTTGGCTCAAAACACTGCCCTGTCCTATTTCAACAAGATCAAAGCAACTCTTAAAAAAGCTTACAAGAAAGGATTCTTGCAAACTGATGTTAATGCTGCGGTTGAAAGCATAAAAGAACAGGAGTCTCAAAGAAATTTCTTAACTATGGAAGAAGCTTCAAGGTTGTTTAGGACACCTTGCAAAAACGAGATTGTCAAACGCGTCAGCATGTTTTCCATGTTGACCGGAATACGATACTCAGACATTTCTAAACTTACATGGGAAGAAGTGCAATACAGTAAAAATGAAGGATATTATATAAGGTTTAAGCAGCAGAAAACTGATCGGCCCTTGACCCTACCGATTTCTGAGGAAGCGGTAGAATTCTTAGGTCCGGAAAGAATGAAGCATGGGAAGATCTTTCATAATTTAAAAAAATGGGATTTTGACCGTTTGATACCTTTATGGGTCAGGGATGCATCAATTGAGAAACACATCACTTTTCACTGCTTTCGACATACGTATGCAACATTACAAATGGCCGCTGGTACAGATATCTTTACTGTCTCTAAGATGCTGGGGTGTTAA
- a CDS encoding helix-turn-helix domain-containing protein — protein sequence MSTNIKIKRICEFCQNEFIAKTTKTQYCSLKCSSRAYKARTRQSKIDQSNKQTEIAKNPILEAVRVKDFLSIKQAGLLFGISRSTIYRLVSRGHLDIGKFGKRTVIRRCDLDSFFALPAEDLLLKPKQQFPGFENCYTITEIQQKFNISSGALYFLIQRHGIVKYAIGKFTYVAKQDIDIIFNAV from the coding sequence ATGAGTACGAACATCAAGATTAAAAGAATTTGCGAATTCTGTCAAAACGAATTCATCGCAAAAACAACCAAGACCCAATACTGCTCGCTAAAATGCAGCAGCAGGGCCTACAAAGCAAGGACAAGGCAGTCCAAGATCGATCAGAGCAATAAACAGACTGAGATTGCCAAAAATCCAATCCTTGAAGCGGTAAGGGTAAAAGATTTCCTGAGCATTAAACAGGCAGGTCTTCTTTTTGGAATAAGCAGAAGCACAATTTACAGACTAGTTAGCAGAGGACATCTGGACATTGGAAAGTTTGGCAAACGGACAGTTATCCGAAGATGTGATCTTGATTCCTTTTTTGCACTACCTGCAGAGGATTTGCTTTTAAAACCAAAACAACAATTTCCAGGCTTTGAGAATTGCTATACAATAACGGAGATTCAACAGAAATTCAATATTTCTTCTGGTGCACTCTACTTCTTGATTCAGCGCCATGGCATTGTTAAGTATGCGATTGGAAAATTTACCTATGTCGCCAAACAGGATATTGATATAATTTTTAATGCAGTGTAA
- the mnmE gene encoding tRNA uridine-5-carboxymethylaminomethyl(34) synthesis GTPase MnmE: protein MINQDSIVALATPSGAGAIAIIRISGSEAITIGNSVFKSIKNKDLTKQKTHTLHLGHIVDDSKTLDEVLVSVFKGPNSYTGEDTIEISCHGSTYIQQQIIQLLLRKGCRMADAGEFTLRAFLNGKLDLSQAEAVADLISSDNEASHQIAMQQMRGGFSNEIAKLREELLNFASLIELELDFAEEDVEFADRTQFHELLNRIEFVLKRLIDSFAVGNVIKNGIPVAIVGEPNVGKSTLLNALLNEERAIVSDIAGTTRDTIEDELVIGGIGFRFIDTAGIRETKDVVESIGIKKTFEKIEQAQVVIFLFDSSEFKVSGLKLKVELEKIKNQFPLKPLVVIGNKSDKLSEIEIVNLKSDIPEILMLSAKENIGVDELKNQLLSFVNTGALRNNETIVTNTRHYDSLLKALDEIQKVKFGLETNLSSDLIALDIREALYQFGLITGQVSNDELLGNIFANFCIGK from the coding sequence ATGATAAATCAAGATTCTATAGTTGCATTAGCCACTCCATCCGGAGCCGGAGCTATTGCTATCATTCGTATTTCAGGTTCCGAGGCTATCACTATCGGGAATTCGGTTTTTAAATCCATCAAAAATAAAGACTTAACCAAACAAAAAACACATACTTTGCATTTGGGTCATATTGTAGATGATTCAAAAACATTGGATGAAGTATTAGTTTCTGTTTTCAAAGGACCAAATTCATACACCGGTGAAGATACGATTGAAATTTCATGTCACGGGTCCACTTATATTCAGCAACAAATCATTCAATTATTATTGAGAAAAGGTTGTAGAATGGCTGATGCTGGAGAATTTACATTGAGAGCTTTCTTAAATGGAAAGCTTGATTTATCACAGGCAGAAGCAGTTGCAGATTTAATTTCATCTGATAACGAAGCTTCGCATCAAATTGCAATGCAACAAATGCGTGGTGGTTTTAGTAATGAAATTGCCAAATTACGCGAAGAACTTTTGAATTTCGCTTCACTAATTGAATTAGAACTAGACTTTGCAGAAGAAGATGTTGAATTTGCAGACCGAACTCAATTTCATGAATTATTAAACCGAATCGAATTTGTCCTGAAACGTTTAATTGATTCATTTGCTGTCGGAAACGTGATTAAAAATGGTATTCCAGTTGCGATTGTTGGAGAACCAAATGTGGGGAAATCGACCTTGTTAAATGCTCTTTTAAACGAAGAACGCGCCATTGTTTCTGACATTGCCGGAACAACCCGAGATACTATCGAAGATGAATTGGTAATTGGCGGAATTGGTTTTAGATTTATTGATACTGCGGGAATCCGCGAAACAAAAGATGTCGTAGAAAGCATTGGAATCAAAAAAACATTCGAAAAAATCGAACAAGCACAAGTGGTTATTTTTTTATTTGATAGTTCAGAGTTTAAAGTTTCAGGCTTGAAATTAAAAGTGGAGCTTGAAAAAATCAAAAATCAATTCCCTTTAAAACCATTAGTTGTTATAGGAAATAAATCTGATAAGCTATCAGAAATTGAAATTGTAAACTTAAAATCTGACATTCCTGAAATCTTAATGCTTTCTGCAAAAGAAAACATTGGTGTTGATGAATTAAAAAATCAATTACTTTCTTTTGTTAATACCGGAGCTCTACGAAATAATGAAACAATTGTAACGAATACAAGACATTATGATTCCTTATTGAAAGCTTTGGATGAGATACAAAAAGTAAAATTCGGTCTTGAAACGAATCTTTCCAGCGACTTGATTGCACTGGATATTCGTGAAGCATTGTACCAATTTGGGCTTATTACCGGTCAAGTTAGCAATGACGAATTGTTAGGGAATATTTTTGCTAATTTCTGTATCGGGAAGTAG
- a CDS encoding universal stress protein yields the protein MKKILFPTDFSEAATNAFVHALEFAKIVDAELILLHTFEIPVYDSQFFPENYASIYSSIELAKFEMFKDEIPKLRTIAIERNLEAIVIKHRLMDGDLIYNLKNAVEEDKIDFVIMGTTGVSDWTKFFTGSNTNSVISEVKVPVLCIPVTAKFNKIKIIGFTTRYREKDKIELRKVLEIARKTNAKVKSLYVKTSNSDVPDTIFKEWEREFANDNVEFLVLPSDDVKETILDFILYKDIDILTTITHKRSFFEGIFDSGFTKKIAKEVSVPVLVMHENQ from the coding sequence ATGAAAAAGATATTATTTCCCACAGATTTTTCTGAAGCCGCTACAAATGCCTTTGTTCATGCTTTAGAATTTGCAAAGATTGTCGATGCCGAACTTATTTTGTTACATACTTTCGAGATTCCGGTTTATGACAGCCAGTTTTTCCCTGAAAATTACGCTTCTATTTACAGCTCAATAGAATTGGCGAAGTTTGAAATGTTCAAAGATGAAATTCCAAAATTGAGAACAATAGCCATTGAAAGAAATTTAGAAGCTATTGTAATCAAACATCGATTGATGGATGGCGATCTAATCTATAATTTGAAAAATGCCGTTGAAGAAGATAAAATAGATTTTGTAATTATGGGAACAACCGGTGTTTCGGACTGGACCAAGTTTTTTACAGGATCCAATACAAATTCGGTTATTTCTGAGGTTAAAGTTCCTGTTTTATGTATTCCTGTTACCGCAAAATTTAACAAAATAAAAATCATTGGTTTTACTACTCGTTATCGCGAAAAAGATAAAATAGAACTTAGAAAAGTTTTGGAGATTGCCAGAAAAACCAATGCAAAAGTTAAAAGTTTATATGTTAAAACTTCGAATTCAGATGTGCCAGATACTATTTTTAAAGAATGGGAAAGAGAGTTTGCAAATGACAATGTGGAGTTTTTAGTACTACCAAGTGATGATGTAAAAGAAACTATTCTTGATTTTATTCTTTACAAAGACATTGATATTTTGACAACGATTACACACAAACGATCTTTTTTTGAAGGTATTTTTGATTCCGGATTTACAAAAAAAATTGCAAAAGAAGTTTCTGTTCCTGTTTTGGTAATGCACGAAAATCAATAA
- a CDS encoding DNA mismatch repair protein, with amino-acid sequence MEAYQNKVEHYSELFSKINKRYNSISLLRLLSAFLCLFMLFYYIKTSETLYVGLAFLSFVGFIFLMRVHSRLSFQKQLTTALLQINKNEIAFLKREKLPFENGIEFNDFHHPYAYDLDIFGEHSLFQNLNRTATYIGKKTLANQLLTQLPNEVIFKNQEAVNELKTKIDWRHDFLALATISNDSKASYDSILYWNSFKNNTLPKALVVFSLALPILFFGVLTAYFITSKIILLSYLTYVFIANLMVLGKSFKRIQSEIAKADNVDKIIKQYSLLVEKIEKESFQSKKLIDLQQQLIFKNATASVHLKQLSELFSRMDTISNLVTAIVFNGTFLFNLHVLRALLKWKENYSEELERWVTIIGEFETLNSLANLAYNNPDFVFPEINSEYKIGFSDLEHPLLNPITRVGNDTHFYPESFVILTGSNMSGKSTFLRSLGVNMVLGGIGSVVCASKANIHPLPVLVSMRLSDSLADSESYFFAEIKRLKQIMDALEEKPAFVLLDEILRGTNSDDKRNGTIEVVKKIIAKNAIGAIATHDIEVCLTTNDYPDILTNQCFEVEIKNNELHFDYKLRNGICKNKSATFLMQKMGVI; translated from the coding sequence ATGGAAGCATATCAAAATAAAGTTGAGCATTATTCTGAACTTTTTAGTAAAATCAATAAAAGATATAATAGCATAAGTTTACTACGTTTATTAAGTGCTTTTCTCTGTTTGTTTATGTTGTTTTATTACATCAAAACCAGTGAAACTCTTTATGTAGGACTTGCTTTTCTGTCTTTTGTTGGTTTTATTTTTTTAATGCGGGTGCATTCCAGATTGTCTTTCCAAAAACAATTAACCACAGCGCTTTTACAAATCAATAAAAATGAAATTGCTTTTCTAAAAAGAGAAAAACTTCCTTTTGAAAACGGAATTGAATTCAACGATTTTCATCATCCTTATGCATACGATTTAGATATTTTTGGAGAACATTCCCTGTTTCAAAATCTGAATAGAACTGCCACTTATATTGGGAAAAAGACATTAGCCAACCAATTATTGACTCAGCTTCCTAATGAAGTAATTTTTAAAAATCAGGAAGCGGTAAATGAACTTAAAACAAAAATTGACTGGCGACACGATTTTTTAGCGTTGGCTACAATCAGTAATGATTCAAAAGCGTCGTATGATTCTATATTATATTGGAATTCATTTAAAAATAATACTTTACCTAAAGCTTTAGTTGTATTCTCATTGGCGCTTCCAATTTTGTTTTTTGGAGTTTTAACGGCTTATTTTATTACTTCAAAAATCATTTTATTATCTTATTTGACGTATGTTTTTATTGCTAATTTGATGGTTTTAGGAAAGTCATTCAAACGAATTCAATCAGAAATTGCAAAAGCTGATAACGTTGATAAAATCATAAAACAATACAGCTTATTAGTTGAAAAAATTGAAAAAGAATCTTTTCAATCAAAAAAACTGATTGATTTGCAGCAACAGCTAATTTTTAAAAATGCAACTGCCAGTGTGCATTTGAAACAATTATCAGAATTGTTCTCAAGAATGGATACTATAAGCAACTTGGTAACTGCAATTGTGTTTAACGGAACCTTTTTGTTCAATCTGCATGTTTTAAGAGCACTTTTAAAATGGAAGGAAAACTATTCTGAAGAACTAGAGAGATGGGTTACTATCATTGGTGAATTTGAGACTTTAAACAGTCTGGCAAATTTGGCTTATAATAACCCTGATTTTGTTTTTCCTGAAATTAATTCAGAATATAAAATTGGATTTTCAGATTTGGAGCATCCTCTTTTAAATCCGATAACCAGAGTAGGGAATGATACCCATTTTTATCCGGAATCGTTTGTGATTTTAACGGGTTCTAATATGTCCGGAAAAAGTACTTTTCTAAGAAGTTTGGGTGTGAATATGGTTCTTGGCGGAATCGGTTCAGTTGTTTGTGCTTCAAAAGCTAACATTCATCCACTTCCAGTTTTAGTTTCAATGCGTTTATCTGATTCATTAGCGGATAGTGAATCCTACTTTTTTGCCGAAATTAAGCGTTTAAAACAAATCATGGATGCTTTAGAAGAAAAGCCGGCTTTTGTTTTATTAGATGAAATTTTAAGAGGAACCAATTCTGATGATAAACGCAACGGTACTATTGAGGTGGTTAAAAAAATCATTGCTAAAAATGCAATAGGGGCAATAGCAACTCATGATATTGAAGTTTGTCTCACAACAAATGATTATCCTGATATCCTAACGAATCAATGTTTTGAAGTCGAAATCAAAAACAACGAACTCCACTTTGATTACAAACTCCGTAATGGGATTTGCAAAAATAAAAGCGCTACATTTTTGATGCAGAAAATGGGAGTTATCTAG
- a CDS encoding DsbA family protein gives MKIEIWSDIMCPFCYIGKRQLESALAEFPNDKFEIEWKSFQLDPTIEPQSGKDVYTFLAERKGISVEQSIEMHKGVTERAKNVGLDYYFEKAIISNSLTAHRIIHLAKTKKLGDEMEEIFFKAYFTEGKDLNDAETLIELAVKAGLDSNEVKEIVENENLYLSDVKGDIKEAQEIGVQGVPFFVFDRKYAVSGAQPVEAFVNTIREVQK, from the coding sequence ATGAAAATAGAAATTTGGTCGGACATCATGTGTCCGTTTTGTTATATCGGAAAAAGGCAATTGGAATCGGCTTTGGCAGAATTTCCAAATGATAAATTTGAAATTGAATGGAAAAGCTTTCAGCTTGATCCAACTATTGAACCACAATCAGGAAAAGACGTTTATACGTTTTTAGCCGAACGAAAAGGCATTTCAGTTGAACAATCTATAGAAATGCATAAAGGTGTCACAGAACGCGCAAAAAACGTTGGTTTGGATTATTATTTTGAAAAAGCTATTATTTCGAATTCACTAACAGCACATCGTATAATTCATTTGGCGAAAACTAAAAAACTGGGTGATGAAATGGAAGAGATTTTCTTTAAAGCTTATTTTACTGAAGGAAAAGATTTAAACGATGCTGAAACTTTAATTGAATTGGCTGTTAAAGCTGGTTTAGATTCAAATGAAGTTAAGGAAATCGTAGAAAATGAAAACCTTTATCTAAGCGATGTAAAAGGCGATATTAAAGAAGCTCAGGAAATTGGCGTGCAAGGTGTTCCGTTTTTTGTTTTTGATCGAAAATATGCTGTTTCCGGTGCTCAGCCGGTCGAGGCTTTTGTGAATACGATTCGAGAGGTGCAGAAGTAA